Proteins encoded in a region of the Podarcis muralis chromosome 2, rPodMur119.hap1.1, whole genome shotgun sequence genome:
- the LOC114592258 gene encoding zinc finger protein with KRAB and SCAN domains 5-like, giving the protein MAADQGPKSGFGLRIAPALELARNKAGGQDPACPGAGIGKPPRVLQAGSIWGFLHKIPADQVKPEPGEATLQRWESQWQEFLRKIESHPSSAWGLPQLPEEPTPWDDTEGFLASFEQVAEACRWPRDEWVARLQPALSGEAEWAFRSLEAGDREDYGKVKAAILRGDTMSREEQRQRFRRFCYQEAEGPRGAYGQLQKLCQGWLKVKRRSKEQILELLVLEQFLTILPPEMQSWVRGQDPESCSQAVALAEEFLQRQQAASRSREQQAVAEVVAPLPAEEQALSGAKELRRPKQEIDGGAIDSLMDRDASQLEENSTIEGFQLGGPRSEDVLEISPGGSRESLSFPAEIGGARLVHEQGGELLGAPPTKSGRWNEEGICSPQEGAERWAKDLAQGWKLNPTAIPAGDLCQTPAPQRLHKGAGSRQCPLCGKVFTTQSSVKRHLRIHTGERPYKCSYCGKTFNQRVILTNHEKIHTERRSSQGSDGGEGFRKEASIPGHQRIYLVTSDDDAIPC; this is encoded by the exons ATGGCTGCCGACCAGGGACCCAAGTCGGGATTTGGCCTCCGGATTGCACCCGCTCTGGAACTCGCCAGGAACAAAGCGGGGGGTCAGGATCCGGCCTGCCCCGGAGCAGGAATTGGGAAGCCACCACGCGTGCTTCAGGCTGGAAGCATTTGGGGCTTCCTCCACAAAATCCCAGCGGACCAGGTGAAACCGGAACCAGGAGAGGCCACCCTCCAGCGCTGGGAAAGCCAGTGGCAGGAGTTCCTGAGGAAAATCGAGTCTCATCCTTCCTCGGCTTGGGGGCTCCCACAGTTACCAGAGGAGCCCACGCCCTGGGACGACACGGAGGGGTTTTTGGCCTCCTTTGAGCAAGTGGCCGAAGCCTGCCGGTGGCCCCGGGACGAGTGGGTGGCCCGCCTCCAGCCGGCCCTCAGCGGAGAAGCCGAGTGGGCCTTTCGAAGCCTGGAGGCCGGAGACAGAGAGGATTATGGGAAAGTGAAGGCGGCCATCTTGCGCGGGGACACCATGAGCAGGGAGGAGCAGCGCCAGCGCTTCCGGcgcttctgctaccaggaggccgaggggcCGCGAGGGGCCTACGGCCAACTCCAAAAACTTTGCCAGGGGTGGCTGAAGGTCAAGAGGCGCTCgaaggagcagatcctggagctgctggtcctggagcagttcctgaccATCCTGCCGCCGGAGATGCAGAGCTGGGTCAGGGGacaggacccagaaagctgctcgcaggcggtggccctggccgaggaGTTCCTGCAGAGGCAGCAAGCGGCCTCTCGGAGCCGGGAACAGCAG GCTGTAGCAGAAGTGGTCGCCCCACTTCCAGCAGAAGAACAGGCTCTGTCTGGTGCCAAGGAGTTGAGGAGGCCCAAGCAGGAGATTGATGGTGGAGCAATTGACTCCCTCATGGACCGAGACGCCAGCCAACTGG AAGAGAACAGCACCATCGAGGGTTTTCAGCTAGGAGGTCCTCGCTCAGAAGACGTGCTTGAGATCTCGCCAGGAGGATCCCGAGAGAGCCTCTCCTTCCCAGCAGAGATTG GAGGTGCTAGGCTGGTGCACGAGCAGGGCGGGGAACTTTTGGGGGCTCCCCCGACGAAATCGGGCCGTTGGAACGAAGAAGGAATCTGCAGCCCACAAGAGGGAGCGGAGAGGTGGGCCAAAGACCTGGCGCAGGGGTGGAAGTTGAACCCCACGGCTATTCCAGCCGGCGACCTTTGCCAAACGCCGGCTCCACAAAGACTGCACAAAGGAGCGGGAAGCAGGCAGTGCCCTCTGTGCGGGAAAGTTTTCACGACACAATCCAGCGTCAAGAGACACctgagaatccacacaggggagaggcCGTATAAATGCTCCTATTGCGGGAAGACCTTTAACCAGAGAGTAATCCTAACGAACCACGAGAAAATCCACACGGAGCGGAGATCGTCCCAAGGCTCCGACGGTGGGGAAGGCTTCAGGAAAGAAGCGAGCATCCCTGGACATCAGAGAATATATTTGGTTACTAGTGATGATGACGCTATACCCTGCTAG